The following are encoded in a window of Pseudomonas sp. JQ170C genomic DNA:
- a CDS encoding NCS2 family permease, producing MESRKSEAPTLDLAPPLETSWLERIFKLKLHGTTVKTEMIAGLTTFITMAYIIFVNPNIMADAGIDHGAAFVATCIAAALGCLLMGLYANWPVGLAPGMGLNAFFTYTVVGTMGYTWEAALGAVFVSGVLFMLLTLSRVREWLLNSIPVSLRHAMGAGVGLFLGLIGLKTAGIVVDSPATLIKLGSLHEPGPLLAAICFLMIAVLSYHRVFGAILISIISVTLAGWGLGLVEYGGLFSLPPSLAPTWMAMDVAGVFNVSMIAVVFAFLFVHMFDTAGTLMGVAQRANLVNADGRIENLSRALKADSASSVFGAVVGVPPVTSYVESAAGVAAGGRTGLTAVVVGLFFVAAMFFAPLAGMIPAYATAGALIYVAMLMMGSMAHINWDEATDSIPAIVTAIMMPLTFSVADGIALGFITYVVLKAGTGRFSEISASLWVLTAIFIAKFVFL from the coding sequence GTGGAAAGCCGCAAATCCGAAGCCCCTACGCTGGATCTTGCCCCACCGCTCGAAACGAGCTGGCTGGAGCGGATTTTCAAACTCAAGCTACATGGCACCACCGTCAAGACCGAGATGATCGCGGGCCTTACCACGTTCATCACCATGGCCTACATCATCTTCGTCAACCCCAACATCATGGCCGATGCCGGCATCGATCACGGAGCGGCCTTCGTCGCCACCTGTATCGCTGCCGCCCTGGGCTGTCTGTTGATGGGCCTGTATGCCAACTGGCCAGTCGGCCTGGCACCCGGCATGGGGCTCAACGCCTTCTTTACCTATACCGTGGTCGGGACCATGGGCTACACCTGGGAAGCTGCACTGGGCGCAGTGTTCGTCTCCGGGGTGTTGTTCATGTTGCTGACTTTGTCGCGGGTGCGTGAATGGCTGCTCAACAGCATTCCCGTAAGCCTGCGTCATGCAATGGGTGCCGGCGTCGGATTGTTCCTCGGACTGATCGGTCTTAAAACAGCTGGAATTGTCGTCGACAGCCCGGCCACCCTGATCAAGCTTGGTTCGTTGCACGAGCCTGGCCCGCTGCTGGCAGCCATCTGCTTCCTGATGATTGCCGTGCTCAGCTACCACCGGGTGTTCGGTGCGATCCTGATCAGCATCATCAGCGTCACCCTCGCCGGCTGGGGCCTGGGCCTGGTGGAATACGGCGGGCTGTTCTCGCTGCCACCGAGCCTGGCACCGACCTGGATGGCGATGGACGTGGCCGGCGTGTTCAACGTCAGCATGATCGCCGTGGTGTTTGCCTTCCTGTTCGTGCACATGTTCGACACGGCCGGCACCCTGATGGGTGTGGCCCAGCGGGCCAACCTGGTGAATGCCGACGGGCGCATCGAGAACCTCTCGCGCGCGTTGAAGGCTGACAGTGCGTCCAGCGTATTCGGTGCCGTGGTGGGTGTACCGCCGGTCACCAGTTATGTGGAGAGTGCTGCAGGGGTTGCCGCGGGTGGTCGTACGGGCCTGACGGCAGTCGTGGTGGGCCTGTTCTTTGTTGCCGCGATGTTCTTTGCCCCGCTGGCCGGAATGATTCCTGCCTACGCCACCGCAGGTGCACTGATCTACGTAGCGATGCTGATGATGGGCAGCATGGCTCATATCAACTGGGATGAAGCCACCGACAGCATCCCGGCGATCGTCACAGCGATCATGATGCCGCTGACCTTCTCGGTCGCCGACGGCATCGCCCTGGGCTTTATCACCTACGTGGTGCTCAAGGCCGGTACCGGTCGCTTCAGCGAGATCTCGGCGAGCCTGTGGGTACTGACAGCGATCTTCATCGCCAAGTTTGTATTCCTGTAA
- a CDS encoding GntR family transcriptional regulator, producing MNEQLQPLKKPVRTGKAGRSGTQDDIVYAHIFEAILEQRLAPGTKLSEEALGEIFGVSRTIIRRALSRLAHESVVLLRPNRGAVVASPTVEEARQVFFSRRMVERAITELAVEHATAEQLNELRQMVREERDSFSRGDRGAGIRLSGEFHLKLAEAAGNAPLISFQRSLVSQTSLIIAQYESGNRSHCSYDEHMQLIDAIEARDVNQAVSLMMHHMDHIDSKLNLDEESASDDLHAVFSHLLQTKKRSSVPVKG from the coding sequence ATGAACGAACAGCTGCAACCTCTCAAGAAACCAGTGCGTACCGGCAAGGCCGGGCGCAGCGGAACCCAGGACGATATCGTCTACGCGCACATTTTCGAGGCCATTCTCGAACAGCGCCTGGCGCCGGGTACCAAGTTGAGCGAGGAAGCCCTGGGTGAGATCTTTGGTGTCAGTCGCACCATCATTCGTCGCGCCTTGTCGCGCCTGGCCCATGAAAGCGTGGTGCTGCTGCGGCCCAACCGCGGTGCGGTAGTGGCCAGCCCTACGGTCGAGGAAGCCCGCCAGGTGTTTTTCTCCCGCCGCATGGTCGAGCGTGCCATCACCGAGTTGGCCGTCGAACACGCCACCGCCGAACAGCTCAACGAACTGCGCCAGATGGTGCGTGAAGAACGCGACAGCTTCTCGCGTGGTGATCGCGGCGCCGGCATCCGTCTCTCTGGCGAGTTCCACCTGAAACTGGCCGAAGCAGCGGGCAATGCGCCCCTGATCAGCTTCCAGCGCAGCCTGGTATCGCAAACCTCGCTGATCATCGCCCAGTACGAAAGCGGCAACCGCTCGCACTGCTCCTACGATGAACACATGCAACTGATCGACGCCATCGAGGCCCGTGATGTGAATCAGGCAGTCAGCCTGATGATGCATCACATGGATCACATCGACAGCAAACTCAACCTCGACGAAGAAAGCGCCTCGGACGATCTGCATGCGGTGTTCTCGCACCTGCTGCAGACCAAGAAGCGCAGCTCGGTTCCGGTCAAAGGCTGA
- the aqpZ gene encoding aquaporin Z encodes MSMPLSKRMGAELIGTFWLVLGGCGSAVLAASLPAGIGLVGVAMAFGLTVLTMAFAIGHISGCHLNPAVSVGLVVGGRFPAKDLLPYIVAQVIGAILAAAVIYFIASGKEGFDVASGLASNGYAENSPAGYSLAAGFASEVVMTAMFILIIMGATDSRAPAGFAPIAIGLALTLIHLISIPVTNTSVNPARSTGPALFVGGWALQQLWLFWVAPLIGAVIGGAVYKGLFREP; translated from the coding sequence ATGTCGATGCCCCTGAGCAAACGCATGGGTGCTGAACTGATCGGGACGTTCTGGCTGGTGTTGGGTGGTTGCGGTAGTGCGGTGCTGGCGGCGTCGCTACCTGCAGGCATCGGCCTGGTGGGGGTCGCAATGGCCTTCGGTCTCACCGTGCTGACGATGGCATTCGCCATCGGTCATATCTCCGGTTGTCACCTGAACCCTGCCGTATCGGTGGGCCTGGTGGTGGGTGGCCGATTCCCGGCCAAGGACTTGCTGCCCTACATCGTCGCCCAGGTGATCGGCGCGATCCTGGCTGCTGCAGTGATCTACTTTATCGCCAGTGGCAAGGAAGGCTTTGATGTGGCTTCCGGCCTTGCCTCCAACGGCTATGCCGAGAATTCGCCGGCCGGCTATTCGCTGGCGGCCGGTTTTGCCAGTGAAGTGGTGATGACCGCAATGTTCATCCTGATCATCATGGGCGCCACCGACAGCCGCGCCCCGGCGGGCTTTGCGCCGATTGCCATCGGCCTGGCCCTGACCCTCATCCACCTGATTTCCATTCCGGTCACCAACACTTCGGTCAACCCTGCCCGCAGCACCGGGCCGGCGCTGTTCGTCGGCGGCTGGGCGCTGCAGCAGTTGTGGTTGTTCTGGGTGGCGCCGCTGATCGGGGCAGTCATCGGCGGCGCGGTGTACAAGGGTTTGTTTCGCGAACCTTAG
- the guaD gene encoding guanine deaminase, with product MSATRKAYRAAILHSIADPAEVGIEASYQYFEDGLLVIDGGKISALGHASELLPTLAADIDVEHYQDALITPGFIDTHIHFPQTGMIGSYGEQLLDWLNTYTFPCEKQFADKAHADKVAKIFVEELLRNGTTTALVFGSVHPESVNAFFEEAERLDLRMIAGKVMMDRNAPDYLTDTAESGYTQSKALIERWHGKGRLHYAVTPRFAPTSTPEQLALAGQLLGEFPDLYMHTHLSENLKEIDWVKALFPERKGYLDVYDHFKLLGERSVFAHGVHLCDEECQRLSETGSAVAFCPTSNLFLGSGLFNLPQAEKFKVKVGLGTDVGAGTSFSLLNTLNEAYKVMQLQGARLSPFKSLYLATLGGAQALYLDDRIGSLKPGNDADFVVLDYKATPLMDYRIQQSNSIDETLFVLMTLGDDRTVKQTFAAGRCVHQR from the coding sequence ATGAGCGCAACCCGCAAAGCCTACCGTGCCGCCATCCTGCACAGCATCGCCGACCCTGCCGAAGTGGGCATCGAAGCCTCCTACCAGTATTTTGAAGACGGCCTGCTGGTGATCGACGGGGGCAAGATCAGCGCCCTGGGGCATGCCAGTGAGCTGCTGCCGACCCTCGCTGCCGATATCGATGTCGAGCACTACCAGGATGCGCTGATCACCCCAGGTTTTATCGACACCCATATCCACTTCCCGCAGACCGGCATGATCGGCTCGTACGGCGAGCAGTTGCTGGACTGGCTCAACACCTACACCTTCCCGTGCGAAAAGCAGTTTGCCGACAAGGCGCACGCCGACAAGGTCGCGAAGATCTTCGTCGAAGAACTGCTGCGCAACGGCACCACCACGGCCCTGGTGTTCGGCAGTGTCCATCCCGAGTCGGTGAATGCCTTCTTCGAGGAAGCCGAGCGCCTGGACCTGCGCATGATCGCCGGCAAGGTGATGATGGACCGCAACGCCCCCGACTACCTGACCGACACCGCCGAATCCGGTTACACCCAGAGCAAGGCACTGATCGAGCGCTGGCACGGTAAGGGCCGCCTGCACTATGCGGTAACGCCGCGCTTCGCCCCCACCAGCACCCCGGAACAACTGGCCCTGGCCGGTCAGCTGCTGGGTGAATTCCCCGACCTGTACATGCACACCCACCTGAGCGAAAACCTCAAGGAAATCGACTGGGTGAAGGCGTTGTTCCCGGAGCGCAAGGGTTACCTGGACGTCTACGACCACTTCAAGCTGCTGGGCGAGCGCTCGGTGTTCGCCCACGGCGTGCACCTGTGCGACGAAGAATGCCAGCGTCTGTCCGAAACCGGCTCGGCCGTGGCCTTCTGCCCGACCTCCAACCTGTTCCTGGGCAGCGGCCTGTTCAACCTGCCACAGGCTGAGAAGTTCAAGGTCAAGGTGGGCCTGGGGACCGATGTGGGCGCGGGCACCAGCTTCTCGCTGCTCAACACCCTCAACGAAGCCTATAAGGTCATGCAGTTGCAGGGGGCGCGCCTGAGCCCGTTCAAGTCACTGTACCTGGCCACCTTGGGCGGCGCCCAGGCGCTGTACCTGGACGACCGTATCGGCAGCCTCAAGCCGGGCAACGATGCCGACTTCGTGGTGCTGGACTACAAGGCCACGCCGTTGATGGACTACCGCATCCAGCAATCGAACAGCATCGATGAGACGCTGTTCGTGCTGATGACACTGGGCGATGACCGCACCGTCAAGCAGACCTTCGCTGCCGGCCGTTGCGTTCACCAGCGCTAA